One Aegilops tauschii subsp. strangulata cultivar AL8/78 chromosome 7, Aet v6.0, whole genome shotgun sequence genomic window carries:
- the LOC109772103 gene encoding uncharacterized protein — protein sequence MAHELLVAADLYDLERLRLMCEKLLSESIDIGNVMTTLMLAHDRRSCQQLEASCIEFLASDPDVYDTVEATEEYKELEKTCPSFINEITKKIAKSVVSRDRSLSFFFHPRWNCDGWGWGNFISAKSANSHYVGHDGSFTIQCQVKVHTESCTSSTMGVGTIIVVPPSNFAWHLEQLLVMEEGSDVKFLVEDSEIRAHGLVIATRSPVLHEAVESASGTDHVRIDGIRAMAFKAMLHFIYTDELPHVDDLVPADGDSTMMAGEMLAAACRFRLERMKRLCINLLAENVVTVLSALATVKLYRLLYAWMGYAQKIYNTGLAAAGVVARNVDGEVLFNAGWTLPDSSDAEEARGQAMLLGMQTLEEVYIGPPMSETDCEAVVEALNANSVIRPRW from the exons ATGGCGCACGAGCTGCTCGTGGCTGCAGATCTCTACGACCTCGAGAGGCTGAGGCTTATGTGCGAGAAGCTACTCTCCGAGAGCATCGACATCGGCAATGTCATGACAACGCTGATGCTGGCCCACGACCGACGTAGCTGCCAGCAGCTTGAGGCATCCTGCATCGAGTTCTTGGCATCTGACCCAGACGTGTATGACACCGTGGAGGCCACTGAGGAGTACAAGGAACTTGAAAAGACATGCCCCTCTTTTATAAATGAGATCACCAAGAAAATAGCCAAGAGTGTAGTTTCTCGTGACAGATCTCTATCCTTCTTCTTCCACCCGCGGTG GAACTGCGATGgctgggggtgggggaatttcaTCAGCGCAAAATCTGCCAACTCACATTACGTTGGACATGACGGCTCATTCACGATACAGTGCCAAGTCAAGGTACACACAGAGTCCTGCACTAGTAGCACCATGGGCGTAGGCACAATCATTGTTGTGCCACCGTCGAATTTCGCATGGCATCTTGAGCAGTtgttggtgatggaggaaggctCGGACGTGAAGTTCCTGGTCGAGGACAGTGAGATCCGTGCGCACGGGCTTGTGATAGCCACGCGGTCGCCGGTGCTACATGAGGCAGTGGAATCGGCTAGCGGCACTGACCATGTAAGGATCGACGGAATAAGAGCCATGGCTTTCAAGGCCATGCTCCACTTCATCTACACCGACGAGTTGCCTCATGTCGACGACCTAGTCCCTGCGGACGGAGATTCTACAATGATGGCTGGAGAAATGCTTGCGGCGGCGTGCCGGTTCCGACTAGAGAGGATGAAGCGGCTGTGCATAAACTTGCTGGCCGAGAATGTCGTGACGGTGCTGAGCGCGCTAGCCACGGTGAAG CTTTATCGACTGTTGTATGCTTGGATGGGCTACGCCCAGAAAATTTATAATACGGGTTTGGCAGCAGCTGGAGTCGTTGCAAGAAATGTGGACGGCGAGGTTTTGTTTAATGCGGGCTGGACCCTTCCTGATTCTAGTGATGCTGAAGAGGCTCGAGGGCAGGCGATGCTTTTAGGCATGCAAACATTGGAAGAAGTATATATTGGTCCGCCGATGTCTGAGACAGACTGTGAGGCTGTTGTTGAGGCCCTCAATGCAAATTCTGTGATCCGGCCAAGATGGTGA